Proteins encoded within one genomic window of Phormidium ambiguum IAM M-71:
- a CDS encoding DUF4926 domain-containing protein: MIEPELFDVIELLVNLPEYNLFSGVRGAIVDCYADGKYEVEFTNEEGEAEVLCPLSSEQFIVVWKAKTKSWLSVSEQIVAAIGNLSEERKREVLDFTRALYQK, translated from the coding sequence ATGATTGAACCAGAATTATTTGATGTAATTGAATTACTGGTTAATTTGCCTGAGTATAATCTTTTTTCGGGAGTGCGAGGAGCAATTGTAGATTGCTATGCTGATGGTAAATATGAAGTAGAATTTACTAACGAAGAAGGAGAAGCAGAGGTTCTTTGTCCGCTATCATCCGAGCAATTTATAGTGGTTTGGAAGGCTAAAACTAAAAGTTGGTTATCAGTATCAGAACAGATTGTAGCAGCCATCGGAAACTTATCTGAGGAACGTAAAAGAGAAGTTTTAGATTTTACTCGTGCTTTGTATCAAAAGTGA
- a CDS encoding bifunctional 3'-5' exonuclease/DNA polymerase, translating into MKLIAKSIIRRYSCTRSRKDSPGSFYSWAETQVMMQYNQLARFVKINNTSFLNYPYQLIDNAADLETALEPFMAAKIIGVDCETSGGIDPYRAKIRLVQLAIPQHPAIIIDLAAIDSADLSPLRQLLRGNALKVGHNLKFEWMMLAQAGLKPSRPFFDTYLAYRVLTAGLKCSLSLEAAAAQLLNVKLDKRLQTSDWSGELTAAQLQYAAIDAAIVLPLRTNLKRQLKKALLWSTALLEFACLPAVAQMELNGMWLDKQQWQLLKAQLEAQQKALAIELSSLQIPSPNKQICLLPEFANSINLRSPKQVLAALQAQGIPVSSTNTQALIPLVNEYPIIQALLDYRSLSTRISTFAEGLVQHVHPVTGRIHPNWFQIGAKSGRFSCREPNLQNVPRNPATRQCFKPALGHVLLKADYSQIELRIMAKVTGDMRMIAAYSKGEDLHKLTASLVLGKSLSEINSEERQLGKIINFGLIYGMGAKKFKNMAQAEHGRVLSLEEASQFRKRFFESYAGIAEFHKHIRRNWLQGIRESRTLGGRRRLWSKDSKPLLNEMLNNPIQGLSADITKLALAKLFAPLNRTEARLICVIHDEILLECPIAEVEPVKALLKRSMVEAGDKFLTPISCEVEIQMVESWGG; encoded by the coding sequence ATGAAACTTATTGCCAAATCAATTATTCGACGTTACTCCTGTACCCGTAGCAGAAAAGATAGTCCAGGTTCTTTTTATTCCTGGGCCGAAACCCAAGTAATGATGCAATATAATCAGTTAGCTCGGTTTGTCAAAATAAACAACACTAGCTTTTTGAATTATCCCTATCAATTAATCGATAATGCTGCCGATTTAGAAACAGCACTTGAACCATTTATGGCAGCAAAAATTATTGGCGTTGACTGTGAAACATCAGGAGGAATTGATCCATATCGAGCCAAAATTCGCTTGGTGCAACTAGCGATTCCCCAACATCCAGCTATCATTATTGATTTAGCTGCTATTGATAGTGCAGATTTGTCACCATTACGCCAACTTCTCAGGGGAAATGCACTCAAAGTAGGACACAATCTTAAATTTGAATGGATGATGTTAGCACAAGCTGGATTAAAACCAAGCCGCCCTTTTTTTGATACCTACCTTGCTTATCGCGTGCTAACTGCCGGACTTAAATGTAGTTTATCTCTAGAAGCAGCAGCAGCACAATTACTAAATGTCAAATTAGACAAAAGGTTACAAACAAGTGATTGGTCGGGCGAACTAACAGCTGCTCAATTACAATATGCAGCTATAGATGCAGCAATTGTATTGCCTTTACGAACTAACTTGAAACGTCAACTAAAAAAAGCTTTGTTGTGGTCAACTGCTTTACTGGAATTTGCTTGTTTACCAGCAGTTGCTCAAATGGAACTCAATGGAATGTGGTTAGATAAACAACAATGGCAGTTATTGAAAGCACAGCTAGAAGCACAACAGAAAGCACTTGCTATAGAGCTTTCTTCATTGCAAATTCCATCCCCGAATAAACAAATTTGTTTACTTCCAGAATTCGCTAATTCTATCAATCTGCGCTCTCCCAAACAAGTTTTAGCTGCTTTGCAAGCCCAAGGAATTCCGGTTTCTTCTACTAACACTCAAGCTTTAATTCCTTTAGTTAACGAATACCCCATAATACAAGCATTGCTGGATTATCGTAGTTTATCAACTAGAATTAGCACCTTTGCAGAAGGATTAGTACAGCACGTTCATCCCGTTACTGGACGCATTCATCCCAATTGGTTTCAAATAGGAGCTAAATCGGGTAGATTTAGTTGTCGAGAACCGAATTTACAAAATGTTCCCAGAAATCCAGCTACTCGACAATGTTTTAAACCTGCATTGGGCCATGTTTTACTGAAGGCAGATTACAGTCAAATTGAACTACGAATCATGGCTAAAGTGACTGGCGATATGCGAATGATTGCTGCTTATTCAAAGGGTGAAGATTTGCACAAATTAACTGCTTCTTTAGTATTGGGTAAGTCGCTATCTGAGATTAATTCAGAGGAACGACAGCTTGGTAAAATCATCAACTTTGGCTTAATTTATGGTATGGGAGCCAAGAAATTTAAAAATATGGCACAAGCCGAACATGGTAGAGTTTTGAGTTTAGAAGAAGCTTCACAGTTTCGGAAACGCTTTTTTGAAAGCTACGCTGGCATTGCAGAATTTCACAAGCATATTCGCAGAAACTGGCTTCAAGGAATTAGAGAAAGTCGTACTTTAGGAGGTAGGCGAAGACTTTGGTCTAAAGATTCTAAGCCATTGCTTAACGAGATGTTGAATAATCCAATTCAAGGACTGAGTGCTGATATCACAAAACTGGCACTAGCCAAACTATTTGCACCACTGAATCGCACAGAAGCCAGGTTGATTTGCGTAATTCACGATGAGATTTTACTAGAGTGTCCGATTGCAGAAGTAGAACCAGTTAAAGCTTTACTAAAACGCTCTATGGTAGAGGCTGGAGACAAGTTTTTAACACCAATTTCCTGTGAAGTTGAAATTCAAATGGTTGAGAGTTGGGGAGGTTAA
- a CDS encoding type I restriction-modification system subunit M produces MKSLLEIPIIDSKIRIEVRQHLRKESYQIKSRKDLIPHLNRNLKHGWLLPILAQVDRCLWGRWDYWARCQAVPAHAWTRWQMEPMLALLENRKSERLPKFVIQETLPNEPIPQIEWQYSSLAESMLNNTLNCIPKHGEWRTWSAWEYLQYFLHWALFGFGHPAYKSLPKEPAGCEGASMRLYQVFDLSALLLYPEDYLGRILPDICGKKAQRNAGFYPTPLVVASFISQVISHEKIDRTASFSEPACGTGALMLAQSNNCLSGIGQDIDQVLLKCALFQFFLYAPWLAIPIWWLGQTDLLLGNSLSAKKPESMNAVYWYSEWFETVENKEVAENIEPTIEIVEPTITPKIVVQEVVQGKRKPKKNPASGQQMTLFNLENFT; encoded by the coding sequence ATGAAAAGTTTACTTGAAATTCCCATAATTGATTCAAAAATTCGCATTGAAGTTCGGCAGCACTTACGAAAAGAATCCTACCAAATTAAGAGCAGGAAAGATTTAATTCCTCACCTCAACCGGAATTTGAAACATGGCTGGCTCTTACCAATTTTAGCGCAAGTAGACCGTTGTCTTTGGGGAAGGTGGGATTATTGGGCGAGGTGTCAAGCAGTTCCGGCTCATGCTTGGACAAGATGGCAAATGGAACCAATGTTAGCTCTTTTAGAAAATCGCAAATCCGAACGATTACCCAAATTTGTGATTCAAGAAACACTACCGAATGAACCAATACCTCAAATTGAATGGCAGTATTCGAGCCTAGCAGAAAGTATGCTAAACAATACGCTTAATTGTATTCCTAAACATGGGGAATGGCGCACTTGGAGTGCTTGGGAATATTTGCAATATTTCTTGCATTGGGCTTTGTTTGGTTTCGGTCATCCGGCTTACAAAAGTTTACCGAAAGAACCAGCAGGTTGTGAAGGTGCATCAATGCGTCTGTATCAGGTTTTCGATTTGTCTGCTCTCCTACTTTATCCTGAAGATTATTTAGGTAGAATTCTTCCTGATATTTGTGGCAAGAAAGCTCAGAGAAATGCTGGGTTTTATCCGACACCGTTAGTGGTTGCTAGTTTCATATCTCAAGTAATTAGTCATGAGAAAATCGACCGAACTGCTAGTTTTTCTGAACCAGCTTGTGGGACGGGTGCTTTGATGTTGGCACAATCTAATAATTGTTTGTCTGGTATTGGTCAAGATATCGACCAAGTTTTGTTAAAATGCGCTTTATTTCAGTTTTTTCTCTATGCACCTTGGTTGGCAATACCGATTTGGTGGTTGGGTCAAACTGACCTATTACTTGGTAATAGTTTATCAGCCAAAAAGCCTGAATCAATGAATGCGGTTTATTGGTATTCAGAATGGTTTGAAACTGTTGAAAATAAGGAAGTGGCGGAAAATATTGAACCAACAATTGAGATAGTAGAACCAACAATAACCCCGAAAATAGTAGTTCAAGAAGTAGTACAGGGTAAACGCAAACCGAAAAAGAATCCAGCTTCAGGTCAGCAAATGACATTGTTTAATTTGGAAAATTTTACTTGA
- the dnaN gene encoding DNA polymerase III subunit beta: MQTKTRPAKRKSQVKENGSVQTKAKADTTRRTESQAEKKPKVETKVETKAESTSEVNTNSSDAVLSTGMRLICTQENLATHLDLVSHAVPAKPTHPILGNVLLIANQETQKVQLSVFDLNLGIQTSFDAKVQASGELTIPVGILSDIVAKLSRGDITLVNQSPLNTEETEDNHPEKVEAGQHQIMTLIATTGRYQVRGLPTEEFPPIPEVNSTLKIRVPVEALQAGIKGTLIATTSDETKRILTGIHFKIESNGIEFAATDGHRLAVINTSLSGFKKKKQTEITEPLEFTVPAKALVELERILSSRTSVEPVELFYEESKGLIEFRWGTQRLVSRCLEGAYPAYQELLKQDFKQQVTLEKAPLIKALERIAVLADKKEKSVSIRLNSEAQQVCLSLFREFGNGREEMTACINCDSDMSVSFNIKYLLEGVKVIASSEIQMQLTQKDGPAILVPFGNREQPNILMDAQYLLMPIFKE, translated from the coding sequence ATGCAAACAAAAACTCGACCTGCTAAAAGAAAAAGCCAAGTCAAAGAAAATGGTTCTGTTCAAACAAAAGCTAAAGCTGATACCACGAGACGAACGGAATCTCAAGCTGAGAAGAAACCCAAAGTAGAAACAAAAGTAGAAACAAAAGCAGAATCTACATCCGAAGTCAATACTAACAGTTCAGATGCTGTTCTATCAACGGGGATGCGATTAATTTGCACGCAAGAGAACTTAGCAACTCACCTCGATTTAGTTAGTCATGCCGTGCCTGCTAAACCCACGCATCCAATATTAGGAAATGTTTTGTTGATTGCTAATCAAGAAACTCAAAAAGTTCAACTGAGTGTTTTTGACCTTAATCTAGGTATTCAAACATCATTTGATGCTAAAGTTCAAGCCTCTGGCGAATTGACTATTCCAGTGGGAATCTTGAGTGATATTGTAGCGAAACTCTCTCGCGGGGATATTACTTTAGTCAATCAATCGCCTTTGAATACGGAGGAAACTGAAGATAATCATCCCGAGAAAGTAGAGGCAGGTCAACATCAAATTATGACGTTAATCGCTACTACTGGACGCTATCAAGTACGGGGATTACCAACTGAGGAATTTCCGCCGATTCCTGAAGTTAATTCAACGCTAAAAATTCGGGTGCCAGTGGAAGCTTTGCAAGCCGGAATTAAAGGAACGTTAATCGCTACAACTAGTGATGAAACTAAGCGCATTTTAACAGGTATTCACTTCAAAATAGAGTCAAATGGCATCGAATTTGCTGCGACGGATGGACATCGATTAGCTGTTATTAATACTTCGCTTTCCGGGTTCAAAAAGAAGAAACAAACTGAAATTACAGAGCCTTTAGAGTTTACAGTACCAGCTAAGGCGCTGGTGGAGTTAGAGCGGATTTTATCGAGTAGAACATCAGTCGAGCCAGTGGAATTATTCTATGAAGAATCAAAGGGACTTATCGAATTTCGCTGGGGAACGCAACGATTAGTTAGCCGTTGTTTAGAAGGTGCATATCCAGCGTATCAAGAGTTATTGAAGCAGGATTTTAAACAACAGGTAACGTTGGAGAAAGCACCTTTGATTAAGGCTTTAGAAAGAATTGCGGTGTTGGCTGATAAGAAGGAAAAGAGTGTCAGTATCCGTCTTAATAGTGAAGCTCAACAAGTTTGTTTGTCATTGTTTAGGGAATTTGGAAATGGTCGGGAAGAGATGACGGCTTGCATTAATTGCGATAGTGATATGTCAGTTTCTTTTAACATTAAATACTTGTTGGAAGGAGTAAAAGTTATTGCTAGTTCAGAAATTCAGATGCAACTAACTCAAAAAGATGGCCCTGCTATTTTAGTTCCGTTTGGCAATCGAGAGCAACCTAATATTCTGATGGATGCTCAATACTTGTTAATGCCAATTTTCAAAGAATAA
- the dnaX gene encoding DNA polymerase III subunit gamma/tau, which produces MYAALPQKYRPRTLSELAGQEYIQRTLANAIKGNKIAPAYLFAGERGVGKTSTARIFAKSLNCNATDKPTVTPCGKCQSCRSIEKGNSLDVVEIDAASHNGVEDARTLIERAHFAPAMSRYRIFVLDECHQLSSQAQNALLKCIEEPPANVVFILCTTEAHKLLATISSRCQVFHFRVLAIHAIVQQLTMIADSESIAISDEAKVAIARIAEGGLRDALQLLDQLSLLGEEITSSHVLELSGRISESDLITILQSIRSGDTLKLLQLSRELIDSGKTAKVLLMSLLACYRDLLLVGNVRDSLHLLTSGISHSTLLKIVADWDYTVINAGIEQLRASEWQLSKSLQPSLWLEVCLLGLVQGNNSPKSSQCSKEKQPVQLTAIWEKVLSKTSESNRVLLEVASLVELKGKKAVLAVPAKYLDRFNRNTAKVQKMLFGVTGVHYQLLIQEKI; this is translated from the coding sequence ATGTACGCAGCATTACCTCAAAAATATCGTCCGCGCACGCTATCAGAATTAGCCGGACAGGAATACATTCAAAGAACGCTGGCTAATGCGATTAAGGGGAACAAAATAGCTCCTGCTTATCTATTTGCAGGCGAACGAGGTGTTGGTAAAACTTCAACGGCTCGTATTTTTGCTAAGTCGCTTAATTGTAATGCTACAGATAAACCAACTGTTACGCCATGTGGCAAATGTCAGTCCTGTCGTTCCATTGAAAAAGGGAATAGTTTAGATGTAGTTGAAATTGATGCAGCTTCTCATAATGGAGTAGAAGATGCTCGAACATTAATCGAACGAGCGCATTTTGCACCAGCGATGAGTCGCTATCGGATTTTCGTTTTAGATGAATGTCATCAATTAAGTTCTCAGGCGCAAAATGCACTGCTCAAGTGTATCGAAGAACCTCCGGCTAATGTGGTTTTTATTCTTTGTACGACAGAAGCACATAAGCTATTGGCGACTATTAGTAGTAGGTGTCAAGTATTCCATTTTCGGGTGTTAGCTATTCATGCAATTGTACAGCAGTTAACGATGATAGCTGATAGCGAATCTATCGCTATTTCGGATGAGGCGAAGGTGGCTATTGCTCGGATTGCAGAAGGTGGACTTAGGGATGCTTTGCAATTACTTGACCAATTAAGTTTGTTAGGGGAGGAAATTACTAGCTCTCACGTTTTGGAATTATCAGGAAGAATATCGGAGTCTGATTTAATAACAATTCTGCAATCAATTCGTAGTGGTGATACGTTGAAGTTGTTGCAATTATCTCGCGAGTTGATTGATAGCGGGAAGACAGCAAAGGTGTTATTGATGTCGCTACTTGCTTGTTATCGAGATTTACTGTTGGTAGGGAATGTACGCGATAGTTTGCATTTGTTAACTAGCGGGATTTCCCATTCGACACTGCTGAAGATAGTGGCAGATTGGGACTATACAGTAATTAATGCTGGTATCGAACAGCTACGTGCTTCGGAATGGCAGTTAAGTAAAAGCTTACAACCGAGTTTATGGTTAGAGGTTTGTCTGCTGGGATTGGTGCAGGGTAATAATTCCCCAAAGTCGAGTCAATGTTCTAAAGAAAAACAGCCTGTTCAACTAACAGCTATTTGGGAAAAGGTGCTGTCTAAAACTTCCGAAAGTAATCGAGTTCTGCTTGAGGTTGCTTCTTTAGTGGAACTCAAAGGTAAGAAAGCTGTATTGGCTGTGCCTGCTAAGTACTTAGATAGGTTTAATCGGAATACGGCTAAGGTACAAAAGATGCTGTTTGGGGTGACTGGTGTTCATTATCAATTGTTGATTCAGGAGAAGATTTGA
- the holA gene encoding DNA polymerase III subunit delta, with product MISLLVGDDVHAINKKLLEFKKSLDPDWISFNYHRFSAGVIEEAIDCALTRALGKGKGKLVVVEECNFKQFTEETMKSLQLLSQVPETTHLVFVASAIDKRLKVVKFLLFQGKLFEFNLIAPWRTDLIARSIGSEAKAMGLSLDRKIIEYLAGAIGNNSARAEVELRKLASYSNGKKLSVEEVGVLVPSTTQNSLQLASAIRESNATKAVNLLQELLDKETFPLAICATLITQFRTWMWVKAVLVGGVKQDAEIARVCQVANPKRVYFLKQEVAGVGLRSLIQAMSMLLELEVALKGGRKGDLMLTTALAMALVFG from the coding sequence ATGATTAGTTTGTTAGTTGGTGATGACGTTCACGCGATTAACAAGAAGCTTTTGGAGTTCAAAAAAAGTCTTGACCCGGATTGGATAAGTTTCAACTACCATCGATTTTCGGCTGGTGTAATTGAGGAGGCTATTGATTGTGCGTTAACTCGTGCATTAGGGAAAGGGAAAGGAAAGTTAGTGGTGGTTGAGGAGTGCAATTTCAAACAGTTTACTGAGGAAACGATGAAAAGTCTTCAGTTGTTATCGCAGGTGCCAGAAACAACACATTTGGTATTTGTCGCATCAGCGATTGATAAGCGATTGAAAGTGGTAAAGTTTCTACTTTTTCAAGGTAAACTGTTTGAATTCAATTTAATTGCGCCTTGGAGAACAGATTTAATCGCTCGGTCGATAGGAAGTGAAGCAAAAGCAATGGGTTTGTCGCTTGATAGAAAGATTATTGAGTATTTGGCGGGTGCTATTGGTAATAATTCGGCGCGTGCTGAAGTGGAATTACGAAAGCTGGCGAGTTACAGTAATGGGAAGAAGCTTAGTGTTGAGGAAGTGGGAGTACTTGTTCCTTCAACTACTCAGAATAGTCTGCAATTAGCTTCTGCAATTCGAGAGAGTAATGCAACTAAAGCTGTCAATTTGTTGCAAGAGTTGCTAGATAAGGAGACTTTTCCATTGGCGATTTGTGCCACACTAATTACTCAGTTTAGAACTTGGATGTGGGTGAAGGCGGTGCTGGTGGGTGGGGTGAAGCAGGATGCTGAAATTGCCAGAGTTTGTCAAGTTGCTAATCCCAAACGGGTATATTTTCTCAAACAAGAGGTGGCTGGTGTGGGTTTGCGGTCTTTAATTCAAGCGATGTCGATGTTGTTGGAGTTGGAGGTGGCGCTTAAAGGGGGACGGAAGGGGGATTTGATGTTGACGACGGCGTTGGCGATGGCTTTAGTATTTGGTTAA
- a CDS encoding HEAT repeat domain-containing protein encodes MIAPNEFQRYLKSVLDTSGENTKREVADRYIPTLAELPLQVQTAVSSQPNSQEQQNERREQFAVLEGLRKYAPDRVLLVGKPGSGKSTSLRRLLWEEAERCLKAIEEGESEIPPIPILIELRGLKGSVLAAIQENLGWWLDLDEKTLKSLFRDRGLFVFLDGLNELPNEQAWQAVDQFRQVCADLKVPIIITTRELGSGLVQENIKKLEMLPLTEPQMWEFVQKQLPETGGELWRQIQGKLRELAETPLLLKMLCDVFKQNHKNIPKSRGDLFRKEFARRYEEFKPERYRNISEDSRRFAFDLLSYLAFTMVQGEPHTDPCQPSASWITIPKTQAEKILATFLAGDHIQTLEDTTKAKEWLEDLVEWHLLQVASDPTQIEFHHQLFQEYYAAERLAPQLAELSDEELQYYYLNYLKWTESLAMAMSFVESEVLAVRIVKLALDVDLQLGARLAGEVKRENQARTVNMITDLEVSEKFKVRLLGMTSSDVAIPFLSQALENNNDTFTKNEVADCLEKIHSYASIPLLKKILEDADFKLKLKAACSLARYGDETVIPILKYALNNKEYHFRSLLALEKISRDVVIHALNEILSRGDIEMRRQTVSSLHVLIQRKYENIVPLLIKALGDEDREIRYQAAYVLKNQGGKDALAALAKLWKDENILIRNIVYITFKGQERKDLISELTESLLSEDSALRKKAVETLGRLGTESKTAIKALFKVAFADRDFLVRNSALTALIQIGNSTLIQTLSKILEQQEEVIEYSSNHCVAVITLIMIRCKEAIPILSRVLIDNNRSPILRGLAAKALGEIGDTSVNNILLEILNNNQIDDYIWFQVLLALGKLGIEGLEGRIANFLKHPNSDKRKEAVETLAIIGTVTANVGLTQALTDDDFSVRFTAACSLGKNGNEAAIPVLIEALGQRDSIGWEDTRVCEDAIEVLSQIGAIALIPLKEALNNSDYQIERNAEKAIKKISKSLAKDLLSDDFESYKFLSLDSSINESLNQYNDINEKSNLLENFLSYFDAYWESKPELSNDAITEDISLLYKLIAEEQSSELLNYIVNKILSTQSRCQFYNCDIARLPPPRKTQSKESSIEDLVHNKLDILTQEFKKVSEEPKRVINTNNYFEQGIHTHTHNYANDETLKQQTVELRQLVHQIQQTHQPTTEVEAAKIIDVEFREIQKTNPTRWQTLRKQLQLLKRQLFNPESHFKATKATLAEIAKHYLEESVVSKAVITYLDTMSADSD; translated from the coding sequence ATGATTGCCCCTAACGAGTTTCAGCGCTACTTAAAATCAGTTCTTGATACTTCAGGGGAGAACACCAAACGGGAGGTAGCTGATCGCTATATTCCAACGCTAGCTGAGTTGCCCTTGCAGGTACAAACTGCTGTATCATCTCAGCCAAACTCACAGGAACAACAAAATGAGAGGCGAGAGCAGTTCGCAGTGCTAGAGGGATTGCGAAAGTATGCTCCAGATCGTGTGCTGTTGGTGGGTAAACCTGGTTCAGGAAAATCAACTTCACTGCGGCGATTGTTGTGGGAAGAAGCAGAACGCTGTTTAAAAGCGATCGAGGAAGGTGAGAGCGAGATTCCCCCAATACCTATCTTGATTGAATTGCGGGGTCTTAAAGGTTCAGTGTTAGCAGCGATTCAAGAAAATCTGGGATGGTGGCTTGACCTTGATGAGAAAACCTTAAAAAGTCTCTTCCGTGATAGAGGATTGTTCGTGTTCTTAGACGGGTTGAATGAATTACCTAACGAACAAGCTTGGCAAGCAGTAGATCAATTTAGACAGGTATGTGCTGATTTAAAAGTTCCTATAATCATTACAACGCGAGAACTGGGTTCCGGCTTGGTTCAGGAAAATATTAAGAAGCTGGAAATGCTACCGCTGACTGAGCCTCAGATGTGGGAGTTTGTCCAAAAGCAGTTACCGGAGACGGGTGGGGAACTATGGCGGCAAATTCAAGGGAAGCTTCGGGAATTAGCAGAAACGCCGTTGCTGCTAAAGATGTTGTGTGATGTTTTTAAACAGAATCATAAAAATATTCCTAAAAGCCGAGGAGATCTATTTCGTAAGGAATTTGCGCGACGATATGAGGAATTTAAACCTGAACGATATCGGAATATTTCTGAAGACTCGCGTCGTTTTGCGTTTGATCTACTGAGCTATCTCGCCTTTACGATGGTTCAAGGCGAACCTCATACCGATCCCTGCCAACCCAGTGCCTCTTGGATTACTATTCCTAAAACTCAGGCAGAAAAAATATTAGCCACGTTTCTGGCAGGCGATCACATACAAACTTTGGAGGATACGACAAAAGCAAAAGAGTGGTTAGAGGATTTAGTGGAATGGCATTTACTCCAAGTAGCTAGTGACCCAACCCAAATAGAGTTTCACCATCAACTGTTTCAGGAATATTATGCAGCGGAGCGGCTAGCGCCACAGTTGGCAGAGTTGAGTGATGAAGAATTGCAATATTACTACTTAAATTATCTAAAGTGGACGGAATCGCTAGCAATGGCGATGTCGTTTGTGGAGTCTGAGGTCTTAGCAGTGCGGATAGTGAAACTAGCACTAGATGTTGATTTGCAATTGGGAGCAAGACTAGCTGGAGAAGTTAAGCGTGAAAATCAAGCCAGAACAGTAAATATGATTACTGATTTAGAAGTTTCTGAAAAATTTAAGGTTAGACTATTGGGCATGACAAGTTCTGATGTTGCTATTCCTTTTCTCAGCCAAGCTCTAGAAAATAATAACGATACCTTTACAAAAAATGAAGTTGCTGATTGCTTAGAGAAAATTCATAGTTATGCTTCAATTCCTCTCCTTAAGAAGATTCTAGAGGATGCTGATTTTAAACTTAAGTTAAAGGCTGCTTGTTCATTAGCTCGTTATGGTGATGAAACGGTTATACCAATTCTTAAATATGCTCTCAATAATAAAGAATACCATTTTAGATCTCTTCTGGCCCTAGAGAAAATCAGTCGAGATGTTGTGATTCATGCACTAAACGAAATCTTGAGTAGAGGAGATATAGAGATGCGCCGTCAAACGGTATCTAGTCTTCATGTTTTAATTCAGCGAAAATATGAAAATATAGTACCTCTTTTAATAAAGGCATTGGGTGATGAAGATAGAGAAATTAGGTATCAAGCAGCATATGTTTTAAAAAATCAAGGAGGCAAAGACGCTCTCGCTGCTTTAGCAAAACTATGGAAAGATGAAAACATTTTAATCCGAAATATTGTTTATATTACGTTTAAGGGACAAGAAAGGAAGGATTTAATATCCGAGCTGACAGAATCTCTTTTATCCGAGGATTCTGCACTTCGTAAGAAAGCCGTAGAAACTCTAGGAAGACTGGGTACAGAATCAAAAACAGCCATTAAAGCACTCTTTAAAGTTGCTTTTGCAGATCGAGACTTTCTAGTTCGCAATAGTGCTTTAACCGCTCTGATTCAAATCGGAAACTCAACATTAATACAGACCTTATCCAAAATTTTAGAACAACAAGAAGAAGTAATTGAATACAGTTCAAATCACTGTGTAGCAGTTATTACATTAATAATGATTCGCTGTAAGGAAGCCATCCCTATATTATCTCGCGTTTTAATAGATAATAATAGAAGTCCTATACTGCGCGGATTGGCAGCTAAAGCTCTTGGTGAAATAGGCGATACATCAGTTAATAATATACTTCTGGAAATACTGAATAATAATCAGATAGATGATTATATCTGGTTTCAGGTTCTTTTGGCTTTAGGAAAACTTGGTATTGAAGGTCTTGAAGGCAGGATCGCTAATTTTCTAAAGCATCCAAATTCTGATAAACGAAAAGAAGCTGTAGAAACTTTAGCAATCATTGGAACCGTTACAGCAAATGTTGGTTTAACTCAGGCTCTTACCGATGATGACTTTTCAGTTCGTTTCACTGCTGCTTGTTCTTTGGGAAAAAACGGCAATGAAGCCGCCATCCCCGTTTTAATTGAAGCACTGGGGCAGCGTGACTCTATAGGATGGGAAGATACAAGAGTATGTGAAGATGCTATAGAGGTTCTGAGTCAGATTGGAGCAATAGCTCTCATTCCTCTGAAGGAAGCTTTAAATAATTCCGACTACCAGATTGAACGGAATGCAGAAAAGGCCATTAAAAAAATTAGCAAATCTCTGGCAAAAGATTTGTTAAGCGATGACTTTGAGAGCTATAAATTTTTAAGTCTTGATAGTTCCATTAATGAATCCTTAAATCAGTATAATGATATTAATGAAAAATCAAATTTACTAGAAAATTTTTTGTCGTATTTTGATGCGTATTGGGAATCAAAGCCTGAATTGAGTAATGATGCTATTACTGAAGATATCTCTCTGCTTTATAAACTTATTGCCGAAGAACAATCAAGTGAGTTATTGAATTATATTGTAAATAAAATCCTTTCAACTCAATCCCGTTGTCAATTTTATAACTGCGACATCGCTCGGTTGCCACCCCCTCGGAAAACGCAAAGCAAAGAATCAAGTATAGAAGATTTAGTACATAATAAGTTAGACATACTTACCCAGGAGTTCAAAAAAGTGTCTGAAGAACCTAAGCGCGTCATTAATACTAACAACTACTTTGAACAAGGCATCCATACCCATACCCACAATTATGCAAACGATGAAACTTTAAAACAACAAACCGTCGAACTTCGCCAATTGGTACATCAAATTCAGCAAACCCACCAACCAACCACCGAAGTCGAAGCTGCTAAGATCATTGATGTCGAATTTCGCGAAATCCAAAAGACGAACCCGACTCGGTGGCAAACACTAAGGAAACAACTGCAACTTTTAAAGCGCCAACTCTTCAACCCAGAAAGTCACTTTAAAGCCACAAAAGCAACCCTTGCTGAAATCGCTAAACATTATCTCGAAGAAAGTGTCGTTTCCAAAGCCGTCATTACTTACCTAGACACTATGAGTGCTGACTCTGACTAA